Proteins from a single region of Haloplanus sp. GDY1:
- a CDS encoding vWA domain-containing protein produces the protein MTQRTQPRPIRTYPLSRRDVLRATGAAGALAVGGTGLRAVTGVATADEHAIETCGGEVDIVVALDYSGSIRSAGTWGDIESGVDSLLGVVPEDVQLGLVTFGDAPAAFEYGPNNLLDFATAGNVAALEAGIPTSSPPNENATHIPGALAFADAILDVEGRDGTEIVVLVTDGGPNYENGVVGDGSAPPADDTTFPYGTFEFTGGTTGGENGVAGEPGELSETTAVATGIKDADRRIIAVGIGQDVAGFDDYLQNSIASSPDDFVAVEDASTLGTELEALISEVCEETCTDCPDDAGLLVKYEFECAETDDEGDCVRWEFVPEDGTDPNIVYTEGAYESADGEANEPTSVTFDTEYCDLYALVKSGRELEVQSFTDVDGTLTVDTANDEKYAISFVAFYCTEAAAQAALDAFPSGGAGRDRSRGGPDRSRGRGRGSRGRGRGR, from the coding sequence ATGACTCAACGAACCCAACCCCGACCGATCCGAACGTACCCGCTCTCCCGACGCGACGTGCTCCGTGCCACCGGCGCCGCCGGCGCACTGGCGGTCGGTGGCACCGGCCTCCGCGCCGTTACCGGGGTCGCAACCGCCGACGAACACGCCATCGAGACCTGTGGTGGCGAGGTCGACATCGTCGTCGCTCTCGACTACTCCGGCTCGATTCGGAGCGCCGGTACGTGGGGCGACATCGAGAGCGGCGTGGACAGTCTCCTCGGCGTCGTCCCCGAGGACGTCCAACTCGGACTGGTCACGTTCGGCGATGCCCCCGCAGCCTTCGAGTACGGTCCGAACAACCTTCTCGACTTCGCGACGGCGGGCAACGTCGCCGCGCTCGAAGCGGGCATCCCGACGAGCAGCCCCCCCAACGAGAACGCGACGCACATTCCCGGTGCGCTGGCCTTCGCCGACGCCATCCTCGACGTGGAGGGCCGCGACGGCACGGAGATCGTCGTCCTCGTCACCGACGGCGGCCCGAACTACGAGAACGGCGTCGTCGGCGACGGCTCGGCGCCCCCTGCGGACGATACGACCTTCCCCTACGGGACGTTCGAGTTCACCGGCGGGACCACCGGCGGCGAGAACGGCGTCGCCGGCGAGCCCGGTGAACTCTCCGAGACGACGGCCGTCGCGACCGGAATCAAAGACGCCGATCGGCGCATCATCGCGGTCGGCATCGGACAGGACGTCGCCGGGTTCGACGACTACCTGCAGAACTCCATCGCCAGTTCCCCGGACGACTTCGTCGCCGTCGAGGACGCGTCGACCCTCGGGACCGAACTCGAGGCGCTCATCAGCGAGGTGTGCGAGGAGACGTGTACGGACTGTCCCGACGACGCCGGCCTGCTCGTGAAATACGAGTTCGAGTGCGCCGAAACCGACGACGAGGGCGACTGCGTTCGCTGGGAGTTCGTCCCCGAGGACGGCACCGACCCCAACATCGTCTACACCGAGGGGGCATACGAGAGCGCGGACGGCGAGGCGAACGAACCGACGTCCGTCACCTTCGACACGGAGTACTGTGACCTGTACGCTCTGGTCAAGAGCGGTCGGGAGCTAGAGGTCCAGTCGTTCACGGACGTCGACGGCACCCTCACCGTCGACACCGCGAACGACGAGAAGTACGCCATCAGCTTCGTGGCCTTCTACTGCACCGAGGCCGCGGCGCAGGCGGCACTCGACGCCTTCCCCTCGGGCGGGGCCGGGCGGGACCGATCCCGTGGAGGACCGGACCGATCCCGTGGACGAGGCCGAGGATCCCGTGGACGGGGCCGAGGGCGATAG
- a CDS encoding aminopeptidase, with the protein MTDALREAAETAIHQCMALEAGESCVVVTDDERLLIGEALYEAARDVTDDAVLLRYPPGEQHGTEPPAPVAAAMADADVVLAPTTKSLSHTRARKRACDAGARAATLPGITEDVMIAGLDADYEAIARCCREVLAQVADADEVRITTDAGTDLTVVPGDREWLTDTGMVHDAGDFSNLPAGEVFVSPETANGTYVVDGTMMPHGLVEEPLRFEVEAGYVTHISDDAVREQVETGREAVGRDAANLAELGLGTNVGVTELVGSVLLDEKAAGTVHVAIGDDASIGGDVEAPLHLDGIIREPTVYADGEVVDLPSVERPEREQS; encoded by the coding sequence ATGACCGACGCACTCCGCGAGGCCGCCGAGACGGCGATCCATCAGTGCATGGCCCTCGAGGCCGGGGAGTCCTGTGTCGTCGTCACCGACGACGAGCGACTGCTCATCGGCGAGGCGCTCTACGAGGCCGCCCGCGACGTGACGGACGACGCCGTCCTCCTGCGGTACCCACCCGGAGAACAGCACGGCACCGAACCCCCCGCGCCCGTCGCGGCGGCGATGGCCGACGCCGACGTGGTGCTCGCGCCGACGACCAAGAGCCTGAGTCACACTCGCGCCCGCAAGCGCGCCTGCGACGCCGGAGCGCGCGCGGCGACCCTCCCGGGTATCACCGAGGACGTGATGATCGCCGGCCTCGACGCCGACTACGAGGCCATCGCCCGGTGCTGCCGGGAGGTGCTCGCACAGGTCGCGGACGCCGACGAGGTTCGGATCACCACCGACGCTGGCACCGACCTCACGGTCGTCCCCGGCGACCGGGAGTGGCTCACCGACACCGGGATGGTCCACGACGCCGGCGACTTCTCGAACCTCCCCGCCGGCGAGGTGTTCGTCAGCCCCGAGACGGCGAACGGCACCTACGTCGTCGACGGGACGATGATGCCGCACGGACTGGTCGAGGAGCCGCTCCGGTTCGAGGTGGAGGCCGGCTACGTCACCCACATCTCCGACGACGCGGTCCGCGAGCAGGTGGAGACGGGTCGCGAGGCGGTGGGCCGCGACGCCGCCAACCTCGCGGAACTGGGACTCGGAACCAACGTCGGCGTGACCGAACTCGTCGGCTCCGTCCTCTTAGACGAGAAGGCCGCGGGCACCGTCCACGTCGCCATCGGCGACGACGCGAGCATCGGCGGCGACGTCGAGGCGCCGCTCCACCTCGACGGGATCATCCGGGAGCCGACGGTGTACGCCGATGGAGAGGTCGTCGATCTCCCGTCGGTCGAACGGCCCGAGCGGGAACAGTCGTAG
- a CDS encoding Lrp/AsnC family transcriptional regulator, with product MKDGELDSVDRSILYYLQQDARRTSSSDIGEKLGLSSSTVRTRLNKLEESGIIRGYHIDIDYDLAGYPLYTKIICTAPVTERDSLANRAREVHGVTAVREIMTGKRNVYVNAIGRTHDDLNRIAEELDGLGLDIVDEQIIRDEYVCPYHGFLDGAEEADEEADEEPSEE from the coding sequence ATGAAAGACGGCGAGCTGGACTCGGTCGATCGGTCCATCCTCTACTACCTCCAGCAGGACGCCCGCCGAACGTCGTCCAGCGACATCGGGGAGAAGCTCGGGCTGTCGTCGAGCACCGTCCGGACGCGGCTCAACAAACTCGAAGAGAGCGGGATCATCCGGGGGTATCACATCGACATCGACTACGATCTGGCGGGGTATCCCCTGTACACCAAGATCATCTGCACGGCGCCGGTCACCGAGCGGGACTCGCTGGCGAACCGAGCGCGGGAGGTCCACGGCGTCACCGCGGTCAGAGAGATCATGACCGGCAAGCGGAACGTGTACGTGAACGCCATCGGGCGGACCCACGACGACCTCAACCGGATCGCGGAGGAACTCGACGGACTCGGCCTCGACATCGTCGACGAGCAGATCATCCGGGACGAGTACGTCTGTCCGTACCACGGCTTCCTCGACGGCGCCGAGGAGGCCGACGAGGAGGCCGACGAGGAACCGTCCGAGGAGTAG
- a CDS encoding NAD-binding protein → MRLRSTPHETTETSTDGTDADYYVLGDDHLGVEVARGLGAAGHAVTLVGGADVDDVPSLQGDPSAVDVLCDSGMSETSTVVVATSDDGRNLLVAQLVSTRFDVADVFVVVHTPDRFDLVAEAGHRPICATTVLADAVVTDVRPRLSEADAT, encoded by the coding sequence ATGAGACTACGCTCGACCCCCCACGAAACAACGGAAACGTCGACCGACGGGACGGACGCGGACTACTACGTCCTCGGCGACGATCACCTCGGCGTCGAGGTGGCTCGAGGGCTGGGCGCCGCGGGTCACGCGGTCACCCTCGTCGGCGGCGCCGACGTGGACGACGTCCCGTCGCTGCAGGGCGATCCGTCGGCGGTCGACGTGCTGTGTGATAGCGGCATGTCGGAGACGTCGACGGTCGTCGTGGCCACTTCGGACGACGGCCGGAACCTGCTCGTCGCACAGCTCGTCAGCACCCGCTTCGACGTCGCCGACGTCTTCGTCGTGGTCCACACGCCGGATCGCTTCGACCTCGTCGCCGAGGCGGGTCACCGACCGATCTGTGCGACGACGGTGCTGGCCGACGCCGTGGTGACCGACGTTCGTCCCCGACTCAGCGAGGCCGACGCGACATGA
- a CDS encoding amino acid permease — protein MKELERDLGLPSVLAISIGAMIGSGIFILPALALEIAGPAVVLAYLLAGLLVVPAALSKSEMATAMPEAGGTYIYIERGMGPLLGTIAGVGTWFSLSFKGALALVGGVPYLLLLFDLPLQPVALGLATLLILVNLVGAKQTGRLQLAIVVVMLAALGWFAAGSAPSVQSANFAGFLDSGVGGLLAATGLVFVSYAGVTKVASVAEEIEDPGRNIPLGILGSLVFTTALYVAIVTVLVGITDPGSVAGSLTPVAVAAEVTLGRAGVIAVILAAILALVSTANAGILSSSRYPFAMSRDKLAPPSLSTVNERFGTPVTSITLTGAVLLALIAFVPILDIAKLASAFQIMVFALINLAVVAFREGETAYDPEFTSPLYPWVQLFGAVTGVLLLTQMGIVALAGAAVITLGSVAWYLWYVRPRVRRDGVATDAIRRQVGRGALADVEADATDDGHEVLVALTKAVGEERERSLVALAADVVRPHDGRVVVVRFEEIPDQAPLTEAATVQSPADRSFEARVEALAAEFDVAVEADEVVSHDTKHAIVNFADHHDMDAILAEHEPLRLRSRLLGDPVDWVVRHAPCEVLLVDNVGYDAPTDVALSGGGGPYESRTVALADAIATANDGRISLWYPDDEGTTRHSRTIDDYQSELSSLLSVPVRAEPVRTDGGNLTRPDLLVRAGADHRLRNVLFDDRPMVPSPGCTTVTVYPGADRRPPLHRRLLERVVF, from the coding sequence ATGAAGGAGCTGGAACGCGACCTCGGTCTACCGTCCGTCCTCGCCATCAGCATCGGCGCCATGATCGGAAGCGGTATCTTCATCCTGCCGGCACTGGCGCTCGAAATCGCCGGCCCCGCGGTCGTCCTCGCCTATCTCCTCGCCGGGCTGCTCGTGGTGCCGGCCGCGCTCTCGAAATCCGAGATGGCGACCGCGATGCCGGAGGCGGGCGGCACCTACATCTACATCGAGCGCGGCATGGGGCCGCTTTTGGGCACCATCGCGGGCGTCGGCACGTGGTTCTCGCTCTCGTTCAAGGGGGCGCTCGCGCTCGTCGGCGGGGTTCCCTACCTGCTGCTCCTGTTCGACCTCCCGCTCCAGCCGGTCGCCCTGGGGCTGGCGACGCTTCTCATCCTGGTGAACCTCGTCGGCGCGAAGCAGACGGGACGGCTCCAGCTCGCCATCGTGGTCGTCATGCTGGCCGCGCTCGGCTGGTTCGCCGCCGGCAGCGCGCCGAGCGTCCAGTCGGCGAACTTCGCCGGGTTCCTCGATTCCGGCGTCGGCGGACTGCTGGCCGCGACGGGGCTGGTGTTCGTCTCCTACGCCGGCGTGACCAAGGTCGCGAGCGTCGCCGAGGAGATCGAGGATCCGGGTCGCAACATCCCGCTCGGCATCCTCGGCTCGCTCGTGTTCACGACCGCCCTGTACGTGGCCATCGTCACGGTCCTCGTCGGCATCACCGACCCCGGGAGCGTCGCCGGATCGCTGACGCCCGTCGCCGTCGCCGCGGAGGTGACGCTCGGCCGGGCCGGCGTGATCGCCGTCATCCTCGCGGCCATCCTCGCGCTCGTCTCGACGGCCAACGCCGGGATCCTCTCCTCGTCGCGGTACCCGTTCGCGATGAGCCGGGACAAGCTGGCGCCGCCGTCGCTCTCGACGGTCAACGAGCGGTTCGGGACGCCCGTCACCTCCATCACGCTCACCGGCGCCGTGTTGCTGGCGCTCATCGCGTTCGTCCCGATCCTCGACATCGCGAAGCTCGCGAGCGCCTTCCAGATCATGGTGTTCGCGCTGATCAACCTCGCCGTCGTCGCGTTCCGCGAGGGTGAGACGGCGTACGACCCCGAGTTCACCTCGCCGCTGTACCCCTGGGTACAGCTCTTCGGCGCCGTTACCGGCGTCCTCCTGCTGACGCAGATGGGGATCGTCGCGCTCGCCGGCGCCGCCGTCATCACGCTGGGGAGCGTCGCCTGGTATCTGTGGTACGTCCGCCCGCGTGTGCGCCGGGACGGCGTCGCCACGGACGCGATCCGTCGACAGGTGGGTCGGGGCGCCCTCGCCGACGTGGAGGCCGACGCCACGGACGACGGCCACGAGGTGCTCGTCGCTCTGACGAAGGCCGTCGGGGAGGAGCGAGAGCGGTCCCTCGTCGCCCTGGCGGCGGACGTCGTGCGGCCACACGACGGGCGCGTGGTCGTCGTTCGGTTCGAGGAGATCCCCGACCAGGCGCCGCTCACCGAGGCCGCAACCGTCCAGTCACCGGCCGACCGCTCCTTCGAGGCTCGGGTCGAGGCACTCGCCGCGGAGTTCGACGTCGCGGTCGAGGCCGACGAGGTCGTCAGCCACGACACCAAACACGCCATCGTCAACTTCGCCGACCACCACGACATGGACGCGATCCTCGCGGAACACGAACCGCTCCGCCTCCGCTCTCGGCTGCTCGGCGACCCGGTCGACTGGGTCGTTCGACACGCACCCTGCGAGGTGCTTCTCGTGGACAACGTGGGCTACGACGCACCGACGGACGTCGCCCTCTCGGGGGGTGGCGGTCCGTACGAGTCACGCACCGTGGCGCTGGCCGACGCTATCGCCACGGCCAACGACGGTCGGATCTCGCTCTGGTATCCCGACGACGAGGGGACCACCAGACACAGTCGGACGATCGACGACTACCAGTCCGAGTTGTCGTCGCTGCTCTCGGTCCCCGTCCGAGCCGAGCCCGTGCGTACCGACGGGGGCAACCTCACCCGTCCCGACCTGCTCGTTCGGGCCGGCGCCGATCACCGACTCCGAAACGTCCTGTTCGACGACCGGCCGATGGTTCCGAGTCCGGGCTGTACGACCGTCACCGTCTATCCGGGGGCCGATCGCCGTCCGCCGCTCCACAGACGGCTGCTCGAACGCGTCGTCTTCTGA
- a CDS encoding HVO_0476 family zinc finger protein: MTHPGPDAGDRVALACPSCADAGTTVHEVLKPGGQVTVRCTACGHVHKERYDPPPETELDVVVSQGDESLATTVDAPAEDAVEVGDEFVVDTPEAIMQVRITSIEVADDTRVEEAAIEDVATLWTRAVDNVRVNVTVHPNDGRRDDSRSITVSVPGDHEFVVGETAEFGDEEFEITGLQVRDDAPEYRFEKLDHDGDTVFAKDTKRVYGRDVTSAAWSAW, translated from the coding sequence ATGACTCATCCCGGACCCGACGCGGGCGACCGCGTCGCCCTCGCCTGCCCCTCGTGTGCCGACGCGGGGACGACGGTTCACGAGGTGTTGAAACCCGGCGGCCAGGTCACCGTCCGCTGTACGGCGTGTGGCCACGTCCACAAGGAGCGCTACGACCCGCCACCCGAGACCGAACTCGACGTGGTCGTCTCGCAGGGCGACGAATCGCTCGCGACGACCGTCGACGCCCCCGCCGAGGACGCCGTCGAGGTCGGCGACGAGTTCGTCGTCGACACGCCGGAGGCGATCATGCAGGTGCGGATCACCTCCATCGAAGTCGCCGACGACACGCGCGTCGAGGAGGCTGCCATCGAGGACGTGGCGACGCTCTGGACCCGCGCCGTCGACAACGTCCGCGTCAACGTGACCGTCCACCCGAACGACGGGCGGCGGGACGACTCCCGGAGCATCACCGTCTCGGTCCCCGGCGATCACGAGTTCGTCGTCGGGGAGACCGCCGAGTTCGGGGACGAGGAGTTCGAGATCACCGGCCTGCAGGTTCGCGACGACGCCCCCGAGTATCGCTTCGAGAAACTCGATCACGACGGCGACACCGTGTTCGCGAAGGACACGAAGCGGGTGTACGGTCGCGACGTCACCTCGGCCGCGTGGTCCGCCTGGTGA
- a CDS encoding protein-L-isoaspartate(D-aspartate) O-methyltransferase has translation MDFDSARAALVDRLIEQGRLDRPETERAMRAVPRHEFVPPDRREAAYRDRPLPIGEGQTISAPHMVATMTDLLAPDPGDDVLEIGTGCGYHAAVTSEVLGDGSVFSVEVEPELARAARDRLDRLGYDVRVRVGDGHEGWPEGAPYDGAYLTCAPASVPHPVVEQVRPGGRIVAPVGRGRQELVRLTRRADGGVDRERHGGVRFVSMRDADDARR, from the coding sequence ATGGACTTCGACAGCGCCCGTGCCGCCCTCGTCGACCGCCTGATCGAGCAGGGGCGACTCGATCGCCCCGAGACGGAGCGGGCGATGCGCGCCGTCCCCCGTCACGAGTTCGTCCCGCCGGATCGACGCGAGGCGGCCTACCGGGACCGCCCCCTCCCGATCGGCGAGGGCCAGACGATCAGCGCCCCGCACATGGTGGCGACGATGACCGACCTGCTGGCGCCCGACCCCGGCGACGACGTGCTGGAGATCGGCACCGGCTGTGGCTACCACGCCGCGGTGACGAGCGAGGTGCTCGGCGACGGGAGCGTCTTCAGCGTCGAGGTCGAACCCGAACTCGCCCGGGCGGCGCGCGACCGACTCGACCGACTCGGCTACGACGTTCGGGTGCGGGTCGGCGACGGCCACGAGGGCTGGCCCGAGGGCGCCCCCTACGACGGGGCGTATCTGACCTGCGCGCCCGCGTCGGTCCCCCATCCCGTCGTCGAGCAGGTACGCCCCGGCGGCCGGATCGTCGCCCCCGTCGGCCGCGGCCGGCAGGAACTCGTCCGGCTGACGCGGCGGGCCGACGGTGGCGTCGACCGGGAGCGACACGGCGGCGTCCGGTTCGTGTCCATGCGCGACGCCGACGACGCGCGTCGATAG
- a CDS encoding protein-L-isoaspartate O-methyltransferase family protein, which produces MDQAVLREDMVDGLDHALGGLDEPLGTAMRTVPRHVFVEDRPYDNRRGEHAGTDVLAPRTVARLLEALDVETDDAVLVVGVGVGYTAALLAELVGERRVHGVDIARRLVLDARRNLGQAGYDGVLVDRRDGAEGLPEYAPFDRVLVEAAAVRPPRALVEQLASDGRLVMPMGTPDQTLVAVEPDESPEGYAVVDEFGPATLAPLLVEGEQAGGVTRNRTEREDREFADQGYFAPTGWEQDWIDWDERLDGGRGHHRR; this is translated from the coding sequence ATGGACCAAGCGGTGTTGCGCGAGGACATGGTCGACGGCCTCGATCATGCCCTCGGCGGCCTCGACGAACCCCTGGGGACGGCCATGCGGACCGTCCCTCGGCACGTCTTCGTCGAGGACCGGCCCTACGACAACCGTCGCGGCGAACACGCCGGCACGGACGTACTCGCTCCCCGAACCGTCGCCAGACTGCTGGAGGCGCTCGACGTCGAGACGGACGATGCCGTCCTCGTCGTCGGCGTCGGCGTCGGCTACACGGCCGCCCTCCTGGCCGAACTCGTCGGCGAGCGACGCGTTCACGGGGTCGACATCGCCCGCCGTCTCGTGCTCGACGCCCGGCGCAACCTCGGCCAGGCAGGCTACGACGGCGTCCTCGTGGACCGCCGCGACGGCGCCGAGGGGCTCCCCGAGTACGCCCCCTTCGATCGGGTGCTCGTCGAGGCGGCGGCCGTCCGCCCCCCACGCGCCCTGGTCGAGCAACTGGCGTCCGACGGTCGCCTCGTGATGCCGATGGGGACGCCCGACCAGACCCTGGTCGCCGTCGAACCCGACGAGTCGCCGGAGGGGTACGCCGTCGTCGACGAGTTCGGCCCCGCGACCCTCGCGCCGTTGCTCGTCGAGGGCGAACAGGCCGGCGGCGTCACCCGCAACCGCACCGAGCGCGAGGACCGCGAGTTCGCCGACCAGGGCTACTTCGCGCCGACCGGATGGGAACAGGACTGGATCGACTGGGACGAGCGACTCGACGGCGGGCGCGGGCATCACCGTCGCTGA
- a CDS encoding prealbumin-like fold domain-containing protein — translation MFESFRADRRAIEGLPIRLVIALVIGVASLSVMMNMLTGIQGLSTTELDVRPEPEVVNPGEQSIELTVVGADGSSVADATVIVKAGSADLDGVRTATTGEDGTATVSAAPTLRSNQDEGTLVIEVKPPAGSGYVDRRGNAKVLVVRG, via the coding sequence ATGTTCGAGTCGTTCCGAGCGGACCGCCGCGCCATCGAAGGGTTGCCGATCAGGTTGGTCATCGCCCTCGTCATCGGCGTCGCCAGCCTGAGCGTCATGATGAACATGCTGACGGGCATCCAGGGGCTCTCCACGACGGAACTGGACGTGCGGCCGGAACCGGAGGTCGTGAACCCCGGCGAGCAGTCCATCGAACTGACCGTCGTGGGGGCGGACGGCTCCTCGGTCGCGGACGCGACGGTGATCGTCAAGGCCGGGAGCGCCGACCTCGATGGCGTCCGCACGGCGACCACCGGCGAGGACGGCACGGCGACCGTCTCCGCGGCGCCGACTCTCCGGTCGAATCAGGACGAGGGCACGCTGGTGATCGAGGTGAAACCCCCCGCCGGGAGCGGCTACGTCGACCGGCGGGGGAACGCGAAGGTGCTGGTGGTGCGGGGGTAG